In the Bacillus sp. HSf4 genome, AAAGTACGCGGTTTTCTCGCCTTTGACGAGCCATTTTGCATCAAACACATTTTCATAGAAAGCAATGGACGCCTTTAGGTCGGAGACTGAAAATAACAGATGATTAAGACCATCAATCATTTTGCGCCGCCTCCTTTCTCGTGCAGGGCGTCAAATTCAGCCAGTTCTTTGGCGATTTGTCTGAAAAGAAAGGCAAGAACAGCCGCATCATCAAGCCAGCCAGCCCCTGCGATAATGTCCGGAATCAAATCAATCGGTGACAGCACATAAATGAAAGCCAAAGCGGCCAGAAAAATCGTTCTTTTAGGAAAAAGCGGATATTCTCCTTTTCTCCACGCTTTAAAGGCGCTGAAAAACAGGATCAGACCGGAGCGCGCTTCTTTTACAGCGAAGAAAGCCGTTAGTTTTGAAATAGGTTTTTTCATCAAAAGACCTCCTTTAAAAGGAAAAAACATTTCGGTGTTTACCATATTTCATTCAAGGGAATGATTCAACAAATCTATTATACTTGATTTCAAAATATTTTTTCGGAAAATAGGTTTACAAAATAAGTATAATCTGTAATAATGCTCAAGTACGCAAAATCTGGATGAATCTCGAAACTTTAACGCGGTAAGGGGTGAAGCGTATGCAAAGGTATTTAGAGAAAGAAGCGCTGTTGGCCTCCATCAATGAAAAGCGGCAAATGATGGTCGAAGCTGCTGAAGTCTACGGATATACAGGGGATGAGACAATTAAACAGAGTCAGGAATTAGACCAGTTGATCTATCAATATCAAAAAATGACAATGAATGATCATTATTCATCAGACAAGCCATTGCCCCATGTTTTAGACGGCATCAGCTGTCTGATCCTTGAAAAATATACGGCATGATCCAAGTCCATGAAAAAGAGCTGCCGTTAACGGAAGCTCTTTTCGTGAGCGGTAAGCATATCAGCCATTTTGATCTTTTGATGTCGGAAGTGTGATTGTGACGGTTGTTCCTTTATGCCGTTCGCTCTCGATATGTATCGTTCCCCCATACATGGAGATGATTCGCTTGCACACGACAAGGCCGAGCCCTGTGCCTTTATCTTTAGACGTGACAAAAGGCTGGAAAATCTTCTCCATCATTTCTTTCGGAATGCCTTCTCCAACATCTTTCACCACAATTTTCGCAGCCTGTTGATCCTGATCCATTTTGATCAGCAATTTCCCGCCGTTTTTCATTGATTCCAATGCGTTTTTAGCGACATTTAAAACGACCTGCTTAATATGGTCCTTCTTACAAAAAACGAAAGACGGGCCTTCCGCAAGATCTTTGAATTCCACCTCAACATTATACAGGTTGGCTTCAGAATGAATGATCGGCATAATTTCGTCAATCATTTCATTCAAGGTGTTTAACTGCCACTGCTCGGCAGTCGGCTTCCCAAGCACCAGAAACTCACTGACGATCTGATTGATCCGCCGGATTTCCTGATCGATGATCGAGAAATACATTTGATCTTCAGCAGATTGATATTTTTTCTGAAGCAGCTGGATGAACCCGCTGATTCCGGTCAGCGGATTTCTGATTTCATGAGCGGTGCTCGCCGCCAGTGTGCCGATCAATTCAAGCTTTTGCGCTTCATTCTGGGCGCGTTCCTGCTTCGTCCGCCTTTTAAGCAATACATATTGGAGCAGCACGAATAAAATATTGAGCAGTATAAAGATGCTTAAAAAGGACAATAGAAGGCTGTAAACAATTTCGTTTAGCTGGACGGGTTCAGGATAGACTTCAAGCTTCCAGTCGATCTGGTCCAAAAAAGCATCGACAGTACCGCCTTCCGGCTTTTCAGGGGGCGAGTGCCCGGCTGTGAAAAGGACCTGGTTTTTCTGATTCAAAATTTTGATATAAAGCTCGGGGCTTAGCACATTCATAATGTTTTTCAAATAATCGATGCGAATCGAGGCTAATAAAAAGTTTGTCGTCTTCCCTTTGTCATTAAAGACCGGAGTGAAAATATTCAATTCCAGCTTGTCCGTCATGATGCTTGCGTCATCGGTAATCACGGATTTCTTGGAGCTTTTCGCCTTTTGGAGAATGTCCTTGTACGACACCGGCTTCTTTTCTTTTACGGGCATCGTACTGACCATGACATCGCCGTTTTCATTTAATAGATACAATGCTGAAAAGCGCGGCTCTTTTTTGTATGTTTCCGTCAGGATATGTTTGATATGTTTTTCGTCGACAGGATGGTTGAGAGCCGTTGCCAGGGAACTGAGCCTTGCTTCGGTTTCACCGATCAAATAATTGATCTGGTTTCGATGGATATTCAGCATAAGCGTTGCCGTCTGGCGGTGTTTATCAGTAATGTTTTCACGCTCTTGTTCGTATATAAAAAAGCTTATAATAAAGGCCGGAATCAAAACAAGGATTAAATACAGCCTGATTTTCTTCCATATCTTTTTTAAATTGCGCATGTTTTACTCTCTCCCAATCGATACAGGAATAGAGGTATTATATCACTAGTAAGAGCCGATTTATAGAAAAGATAACCAATACATTGAAAATAGGACACAATACCGGGGAATTTCCGAAAATATCTATTTGAGGTTCATTTGCTATCATCATAACATGGTTTGAATGTTAACAGTTGACATTTTCCTCATAGTTTATTAATGTTTTCCTGTAGTTGTTTCTTTGGAGATGAGAGATATGAGCAATAGAGAACAGGAACAGTCATTGAAATTATTCATTGTATTATCACGAGCGTACAGATCAATTAATGATCATATGAATAAACATATTCATAAGCATGGTCTGAATCCGACAGAATTTGCTGTATTAGAGCTTCTCTATCACAAAGGGGATCAGCCCCTGCAGCAAATAGGGGATAAGATTCTTCTGGCGAGCGGGAGCATTACATATGTGGTTGACAAGCTGGAGCAAAAGCAGCTGATCGCAAGAAGAGCCTGTACAACCGATCGAAGGGTCACTTATGCGCAAATCACCGACAAAGGCATCAAGCTCCTTGAGCAGATTTTTCCCGGACATGCCGAAGAACTGCATCAAATGATCAGTGTCCTGAGCGCTGAAGAAAAGGAAGCCTGTATCGACATGCTGAAAAAAGTAGGTCTGAACGCAAAGCACTTTTATCAAAACAAAGAATAAGGAAGCTGCCCAATCGCAGCTTCCTTATTTTTCGTTATTTACATTTTTGACATCGATCGGCAGGATCAGAATTTCAACACGCCTGTTTTTTCTTCTTCCTTCCTCCGTGTCATTTGGAGCGATCGGTTTATATTCTCCGTAGCCTTTAGCGCTGAATATCTTCGGATCGAGCTTTGGATTTTCGATCAAGAGGCTCATGAAGTTGACAGCGCGCATGACGCTTAAATGCCAGTTTGATTTAAATTGAGAATTTTTAATCGGCACGTTATCCGTATGTCCGCTGATGACGATATTGCGCGGCGGATTGAGCACGAGAAGGTCGGACACTTCCTTGGCAAGCTGGACATCCTGCGGGCGAATCTCGGCTTTCCCTGAATCGAAGAAAATATTGTCCTCGATTGAGAGAAGAAGCCCTTCGTCTGTCAGCTTTGTGTTCACCTGTTTTTCAAGGTTTTTCTTTTTGATGAACTGGTTGATATGGTCCTGAATTTTTTTCAGCGACTGCCTGTCCTTTTCTTTTTGGATTTTCGCTATATCTTTCGGCTCATCAGGGCTTTTCCCTTCCTCGGTTGTGCTTGTTTTCGGCTCTGTGAAGCTCGAATAATCCATCATTCCTGTACCGCCTGTAAACACGGCATTGAACGATTTGGACAGCATTTCGAACTTTTTGGCGTCGATCGAGCTCATGGCAAACAGTACGATGAAAAGGGCCAAGAGAAGTGTGAGCAAGTCGGCATAGGGGATGAGCCAGGACTCATCTACATGTTCTTCATGGTCTTTATGCTTCTTTTTTCTAGCCATTATTCGTTTCCCCTTTGTCTCCCTCAGGAATCACGATGCTGGAGCGCTCGCTAGGAGAGACATACATGAGAAGCTTTTGTTCGATGACTTTTGGAGCCTGTCCTTCCAATATGGAAAGAATTCCTTCGATCATCACTTCGCGGACTTTCACTTCCTGTTTGGATTTCCGTTTTAATTTATTGGCAAAAGGATGCCATAACACATAGCCTGTAAAAATCCCGAGAAGGGTGGCGACAAAGGCTGCGCTGATCGCGTGTCCCAGCGCTTCAGTGTTGCTCATGTCCGCAAGCGCGGCTATCAGCCCGACAACGGCTCCCAAAACGCCCAATGTCGGTGCATATGTGCCTGCCTGGGTAAAAATGCCCGCCCCGACCTGATGCCGTTCTTCCATTGCTTCCACTTCCTCGGTCAGAACGTCCCTGATGAAATCAGCGCTCTGTCCGTCTACCGCCATGCTCATGCCGTTTTTCAAAAATTGATCATCGATTTCATTCAGGTTCGCTTCCAATGCGAGAAGGCCTTCGCGTCTGGCGATTTGCGCCCATTCAGAAAACATGGGGATCAGCTCGTTGATTTCGATCGACTTTCTTTCTTTAAACAAGATGCCGAAGAGCTTGGGAACCCTTTTTAATTCGCGCATTGGAAAAGCGATGGTAACCGCGGCGATTGTCCCGACAAGTATGATCAGCCATGCCGCCGGGTTGACCAGAACGGACGGGCTGACACCTTTCATCACCATGCCGACACCTACTCCGATGATAGCTAAAATGATTCCAATTAACGATGTTTTGTCCATTTTTTTCACCAATTCCTTTTAACTAACTTTTCTATCGTTAATATCGGTGCCGGTCGATCGGAACTTTAGAGCGTTTCAGAAATTGTTGAGAAATCAAGCTGAAACGGGACTTTAGGATGAATAGATGGAAAAATTTTTAATTTAGTGGAGTCTTATGTATTATAAAAAGCGGCTTCCAACATGGAAGCCGCATGTGTTATACGGATTGCACCGCAATATCGCCGTTTTCCGCTGTAACGTGAAAACCGGAAATATTTTCTTCTTCAAGCAGCAGGTCGGTCATTTGATCTTCGACTACTGTCTGAATCGTTCTTCTTAAAGGACGCGCACCAAATGCAGGGTGACATCCGATTTCGGCGATTTTTTCTTTTGCTTCGTCTGAAACCGTAAGTGTCAGCTCCTGATCGCTTAATGTTTCTTCAAGCTCCTTCAGAAGCAGGTCGACGATTTTGACAAGATCTTCTTTTTCAAGAGGCTTGAATTCGACAATACTGTCAAACCTGTTCAGGAATTCAGGTTTGAAGTAGCTGCTTAACGAATCGATCAATGATTGTTCACCCAGCAGCTGTTCTTCTCTGTTGAAACCGACTGTTGTCCGTTTTTCGGAAACGCCGGCATTGCTTGTCATGATGATGACGGTGTCTTTAAAGCTGACCGTCCGTCCCTGGCTGTCCGTCAGCCGTCCGTCTTCCATGATCTGCAGGAACATGTGCTGTACATCAGGGTGAGCTTTTTCAATTTCATCGAGCAGGACGATGCTGTACGGGTTTCTCCGGACTTTTTCTGTCAACTGTCCGGCTTCATCATGACCGACATATCCCGGAGGAGAACCGATGAGCTTGGATACGGCGTGTTTTTCCATATATTCGCTCATGTCGAGGCGGATGATGGAATCTTTCGTGCCGAACAGCTCTTCGGCAAGCCTTTTGGAAAGCTCTGTTTTACCTACTCCTGTCGGACCGACAAACAGGAAGGAACCGACAGGCCTGTTTTTTGATTTTAGACCGGCTCTGCTTCTTCGCACGGCTTTTGCCACTTTTTTCACAGCCTCTTCCTGTCCGATAACACGGCTTGCGAGATTGGCTTCAAGCTCTTTCATTTTTTTCTGGTCGTCATGCTGCAGTTTGCCGACCGGAATGCCTGTTTTTTGTTCGATGATCGCCTGGATGTCTTCGGCTCCGACGATGGCCTGTTTTGCTGCTGTTTTTTCTTCCAGCTTAGCGTGCAATGCTTCTTCTTCATCGCGGAGCTTTGCCGCCAGCTCATAGTGTTCATCCTGAAGCGCCTTTTGTTTTTCCGCTTCGATTTCTTTTAGGCGTTTTTCCGCTTCTTCACCGCTGACCGTATCGATTGTAAGGTTTGCCTTTGAACCGGCTTCATCGAGCAGGTCGATTGCCTTGTCGGGAAGGTGGCGGTCCTGAATGTAGCGGCTGGACAGAACGACACATGCTTTAATAGCTTCATCTGTATAGGAAACGCCGTGGTATGCTTCATATTTCTCCTTCAGGCCGTTCAAAATGGCTGTCGCCTGTTCAATGGTCGGCTCATGCACCATGATCGGCTGGAAGCGTCGTTCCAGAGCGGCATCCTTCTCAATTTGACGATACTCTTTCAGAGTCGTCGCACCGATGATTTGCAGTTCGCCTCTGGCAAGCGCAGGTTTCAGAATGTTGCCCGCGTCCATAGATCCTTCCGCAGAGCCAGCGCCGACTAAGAGATGGATTTCGTCAATGAAAAGAACGGCATTTTTTCGTTCTTTCAGCTCTTTCATCAGCTGCTTCATTCTTTCTTCAAATTGTCCCCTGATTCCCGTGTTCGCCACAAGGGAGGCGACATCAAGCAGATAGAGCTCTTTGTTTTTCAGCTTGTTTGGCACATTGCCTTCAGCGATTTTTAAGGCAAGTCCTTCTGCAACGGCTGTTTTACCGACGCCTGGTTCACCGATTAACACCGGATTGTTTTTGTTTCTCCGGTTTAAAATTTCGATCACTCGGGCCACTTCATCTTCGCGGCCGATCACAGGGTCAACCAGCCCAGTTCGGGCGGCATTCGTTACATTGACCGCCAGTTCATCGAGCAGCCCTTTTGTGCGAGCGGTTTGCTGCTGTTGTTGTGCAGGCTGACTGAAGAAAGACCCTCCTCCAAAAAAGTGGTTTCCGGAATACATGGAAGGCTGAGTCAGCTCTTTATAGCAGTTTTCACATAAATCCATTTGTTTTTTTGTATGGTTTATTTGCATGTTTAGGCGAATCGTCGCTTCATTTGTTTGACAATGTTGACAACGCATTTGCCAAAACCCCTTTCAATATAATTTGACCTTTTTTGACCAATGGTGTTTGAAAAAATGGTCGCTTCATTTGACCATCTTTGACTATAGTATACCTTGACCATCTTTGACTTTCAAGTATCATGCTTTTTCCTTTTTGTTCCTGCCTCGTGAAGTTGTCCTTCTTTTTAAGGGACGTGCCTCATATGATGAAGCAAGGGAATTCGTTTACGGGGGAGAGTTATGAGCCAATCACAAGGATCAGCTTTTCAGCTGGCATTTGTATACGTCGGAACTGTCGTCGGAGCCGGATTCGCGACGGGAAGAGAGATCGTTGAATTTTTTTTAAGGTTCGGCTGGACAGGTTTGGCCGGGATTTTGATCAGCGGGCTGATGTTTACTTTTCTCGGCGCGAAAATCATGCTGATCTCCATCAGAATTAAAGCGAAATCTTATCAGGAGCTGAACAAATA is a window encoding:
- a CDS encoding aspartyl-phosphate phosphatase Spo0E family protein — translated: MQRYLEKEALLASINEKRQMMVEAAEVYGYTGDETIKQSQELDQLIYQYQKMTMNDHYSSDKPLPHVLDGISCLILEKYTA
- a CDS encoding ATP-dependent Clp protease ATP-binding subunit, which gives rise to MRCQHCQTNEATIRLNMQINHTKKQMDLCENCYKELTQPSMYSGNHFFGGGSFFSQPAQQQQQTARTKGLLDELAVNVTNAARTGLVDPVIGREDEVARVIEILNRRNKNNPVLIGEPGVGKTAVAEGLALKIAEGNVPNKLKNKELYLLDVASLVANTGIRGQFEERMKQLMKELKERKNAVLFIDEIHLLVGAGSAEGSMDAGNILKPALARGELQIIGATTLKEYRQIEKDAALERRFQPIMVHEPTIEQATAILNGLKEKYEAYHGVSYTDEAIKACVVLSSRYIQDRHLPDKAIDLLDEAGSKANLTIDTVSGEEAEKRLKEIEAEKQKALQDEHYELAAKLRDEEEALHAKLEEKTAAKQAIVGAEDIQAIIEQKTGIPVGKLQHDDQKKMKELEANLASRVIGQEEAVKKVAKAVRRSRAGLKSKNRPVGSFLFVGPTGVGKTELSKRLAEELFGTKDSIIRLDMSEYMEKHAVSKLIGSPPGYVGHDEAGQLTEKVRRNPYSIVLLDEIEKAHPDVQHMFLQIMEDGRLTDSQGRTVSFKDTVIIMTSNAGVSEKRTTVGFNREEQLLGEQSLIDSLSSYFKPEFLNRFDSIVEFKPLEKEDLVKIVDLLLKELEETLSDQELTLTVSDEAKEKIAEIGCHPAFGARPLRRTIQTVVEDQMTDLLLEEENISGFHVTAENGDIAVQSV
- the motB gene encoding flagellar motor protein MotB, which translates into the protein MARKKKHKDHEEHVDESWLIPYADLLTLLLALFIVLFAMSSIDAKKFEMLSKSFNAVFTGGTGMMDYSSFTEPKTSTTEEGKSPDEPKDIAKIQKEKDRQSLKKIQDHINQFIKKKNLEKQVNTKLTDEGLLLSIEDNIFFDSGKAEIRPQDVQLAKEVSDLLVLNPPRNIVISGHTDNVPIKNSQFKSNWHLSVMRAVNFMSLLIENPKLDPKIFSAKGYGEYKPIAPNDTEEGRRKNRRVEILILPIDVKNVNNEK
- the motA gene encoding flagellar motor stator protein MotA, with the protein product MDKTSLIGIILAIIGVGVGMVMKGVSPSVLVNPAAWLIILVGTIAAVTIAFPMRELKRVPKLFGILFKERKSIEINELIPMFSEWAQIARREGLLALEANLNEIDDQFLKNGMSMAVDGQSADFIRDVLTEEVEAMEERHQVGAGIFTQAGTYAPTLGVLGAVVGLIAALADMSNTEALGHAISAAFVATLLGIFTGYVLWHPFANKLKRKSKQEVKVREVMIEGILSILEGQAPKVIEQKLLMYVSPSERSSIVIPEGDKGETNNG
- a CDS encoding PAS domain-containing sensor histidine kinase — protein: MRNLKKIWKKIRLYLILVLIPAFIISFFIYEQERENITDKHRQTATLMLNIHRNQINYLIGETEARLSSLATALNHPVDEKHIKHILTETYKKEPRFSALYLLNENGDVMVSTMPVKEKKPVSYKDILQKAKSSKKSVITDDASIMTDKLELNIFTPVFNDKGKTTNFLLASIRIDYLKNIMNVLSPELYIKILNQKNQVLFTAGHSPPEKPEGGTVDAFLDQIDWKLEVYPEPVQLNEIVYSLLLSFLSIFILLNILFVLLQYVLLKRRTKQERAQNEAQKLELIGTLAASTAHEIRNPLTGISGFIQLLQKKYQSAEDQMYFSIIDQEIRRINQIVSEFLVLGKPTAEQWQLNTLNEMIDEIMPIIHSEANLYNVEVEFKDLAEGPSFVFCKKDHIKQVVLNVAKNALESMKNGGKLLIKMDQDQQAAKIVVKDVGEGIPKEMMEKIFQPFVTSKDKGTGLGLVVCKRIISMYGGTIHIESERHKGTTVTITLPTSKDQNG
- a CDS encoding YkvA family protein yields the protein MKKPISKLTAFFAVKEARSGLILFFSAFKAWRKGEYPLFPKRTIFLAALAFIYVLSPIDLIPDIIAGAGWLDDAAVLAFLFRQIAKELAEFDALHEKGGGAK
- a CDS encoding MarR family transcriptional regulator, which gives rise to MSNREQEQSLKLFIVLSRAYRSINDHMNKHIHKHGLNPTEFAVLELLYHKGDQPLQQIGDKILLASGSITYVVDKLEQKQLIARRACTTDRRVTYAQITDKGIKLLEQIFPGHAEELHQMISVLSAEEKEACIDMLKKVGLNAKHFYQNKE